From a single Populus trichocarpa isolate Nisqually-1 chromosome 17, P.trichocarpa_v4.1, whole genome shotgun sequence genomic region:
- the LOC18106478 gene encoding heavy metal-associated isoprenylated plant protein 39 isoform X2, whose translation MLQKLVLKVDVHDQKTMTKIIKTTSILEGVDSVSVDRKANKMTVIGDGIDPVVIMCQLRKFFHAEIIAVGPAKEPEKKIEPKKEEQKQQEEGQMSKDEDQVKKDENAFA comes from the exons ATGCTGCAG AAATTAGTGTTGAAAGTTGATGTCCATGATCAGAAAACTATGACCAAGATCATTAAGACAACTTCTATTCTGGAAG GGGTGGATTCAGTATCCGTTGACAGGAAGGCAAATAAAATGACGGTGATAGGGGACGGAATTGATCCAGTGGTCATCATGTGCCAATTGAGAAAGTTCTTTCACGCAGAAATAATTGCAGTAGGACCAGCAAAAGAGcctgaaaagaaaatagaaccCAAGAAAGAAGAGCAGAAGCAGCAAGAAGAAGGTCAGATGAGTAAAGATGAAGATCAagttaaaaaagatgaaaatgctTTTGCCTAG
- the LOC18106478 gene encoding heavy metal-associated isoprenylated plant protein 39 isoform X1, protein MIFFLLGQKLVLKVDVHDQKTMTKIIKTTSILEGVDSVSVDRKANKMTVIGDGIDPVVIMCQLRKFFHAEIIAVGPAKEPEKKIEPKKEEQKQQEEGQMSKDEDQVKKDENAFA, encoded by the exons atgattttttttttgctcggaCAGAAATTAGTGTTGAAAGTTGATGTCCATGATCAGAAAACTATGACCAAGATCATTAAGACAACTTCTATTCTGGAAG GGGTGGATTCAGTATCCGTTGACAGGAAGGCAAATAAAATGACGGTGATAGGGGACGGAATTGATCCAGTGGTCATCATGTGCCAATTGAGAAAGTTCTTTCACGCAGAAATAATTGCAGTAGGACCAGCAAAAGAGcctgaaaagaaaatagaaccCAAGAAAGAAGAGCAGAAGCAGCAAGAAGAAGGTCAGATGAGTAAAGATGAAGATCAagttaaaaaagatgaaaatgctTTTGCCTAG